Genomic window (Lewinellaceae bacterium):
ACGGATTATTTTCAACTCAATGAGTGCATTCGGCGAACCCTTGGAAATAAAGAAAAACTGCTGGCTGTCTTAGACAATCCGGCCTTGCCTCTGCACAATAATGGAATGGAACTGGGGGCAAGGCGAGCCGTCCGCAAACGGGATATTTCTTTGCACTCCTGGTCAGAAACAGGAACCAGGGCCAGGGATGCTTTTATGTCCATCGTCGAGACGGCTGCCAAGCTCGGGGTCAACCCCATGGAGTACATCGCCGACAGGATTACCCAAAAGTATGAGATGCCTCCTTTGGCCTCTCTGGTCCGCATGGCTTATTGTTAAATACCACTACGTTTTGAGCGGATACTGGCTCAGGTCAAAAACCAGCAAACCGTCGGTTCCCTGGTCGGCGACGGCATAAGCATAGTGGCCGTAGGTTTTGAAATCGCGCCAAACCGAATTAGTACTGCCTTCAAAACGGCTGATTTCTGCCGGGCCGGCGGGGTTGGTGACGTCGATGAAATGGATGTAGCGGGCGGAACCGACAATGGCGTATTCATTGCCGCCGCAATCGGCGTAGCCCCAGATGTCGTTGTATTTAACGCCGCTGGAAGTGGGCAGGCCCGGCTCATCCCACCGGCCGAGCAATGACATATTGTGTTGTTCCTGCCCCGGCAGGAAAATAGGAAAGCACACGAGAAGGAGAATAATGGACTTGTACATGAGGTTTATGGTTAGTTCTGCCTGGAATCATCCCAGGCTTACAGTAAGGATAATTGTTTAAATTTGCCCGCGCCCTGCATTTTGCTCAAATCGACAAAATCATGAGTAAAGATAAAATTTTAGAGGTAAAAGATCTTCAAACTTCCTTTTTTACAGATGAAGGAGAGGTCAAGGCAGTTGATGGCGTAAGTTTCACCATCCATCGGGGCGAAACGGTAGGCATCGTTGGCGAGTCGGGCTCGGGGAAATCGGTCACGTCTCTTTCCATCATGCGCCTGTTGCCGGGGCCCGGAGGCAGGGTTGTCGGCGGGCAGATTCTCTATTATCCGGAGGGCGGACAGCAGGCAGTCGACCTGCTTCAGATACCCCGCAGGCAAATGCAGCACTTTCGGGGCAATGAGATTTCAATGATCTTCCAGGAACCCATGTCTTCCCTCAATCCGGTTTTCCGTTGTGGCGAACAGGTGGCCGAAGCCATACGGATGCACCAAAAGGCCGATGCGGGAACAGCCCGGGAAAAAGTCATGGCGTTGTTTGATAAAGTTCAGCTGCCGGAGCCGGAACGGATTTATGAAGCCTACCCCCACCAACTTTCCGGAGGACAGAAGCAAAGGGTGATGATCGCCATGGCTATGTCTTGCTCTCCCGGCATACTCATTGCCGATGAACCTACTACCGCCCTGGACGTAACTGTGCAGAAGGCTATCCTCGACCTCATGAACGGCCTGAAGCAGGAGATGCAGTCCTCCATAATATTTATTACCCATGACCTGGGCGTCATTGCCGAAATTGCCGACCGGGTCATGGTCATGTACCAGGGCAGGATCGTTGAAGAGGGAGGAGTGCTTGAGATTTTTTCCAATCCCAGGCACCCCTACACCAAGAGCCTTTTGGCCTGCCGCCCCCCCCTCGGCTACCGGTTGCGGCGCCTGCCGGTGGTAAGCGATTTTATGGAAACCAGCCTCAACGAGGAAGGGCAGTTGGAGATCAAAGAAAAAAAAGCTTCGGTGGAAAGCGTCTTGTCGGAAGTGAAGGTTCCTGCCTTAGAAAGCCAGCAGCGCCT
Coding sequences:
- a CDS encoding ABC transporter ATP-binding protein, whose amino-acid sequence is MSKDKILEVKDLQTSFFTDEGEVKAVDGVSFTIHRGETVGIVGESGSGKSVTSLSIMRLLPGPGGRVVGGQILYYPEGGQQAVDLLQIPRRQMQHFRGNEISMIFQEPMSSLNPVFRCGEQVAEAIRMHQKADAGTAREKVMALFDKVQLPEPERIYEAYPHQLSGGQKQRVMIAMAMSCSPGILIADEPTTALDVTVQKAILDLMNGLKQEMQSSIIFITHDLGVIAEIADRVMVMYQGRIVEEGGVLEIFSNPRHPYTKSLLACRPPLGYRLRRLPVVSDFMETSLNEEGQLEIKEKKASVESVLSEVKVPALESQQRLEALKQRAPLLKVEQLKVWFPGMKNFWGRAKGFVKAVDGISFDVFPGETLGLVGESGCGKTTLGRTILGLTRPTGGDILYKGQSLPGLGQEAMKPLRQEMQIIFQDPYSSLNPRITIGKAIMEPMEVHGLYSGEDERRERALQLLDIVNMEPRYFNRYPHEFSGGQRQRVAIARALALNPQFIICDESVSALDVSVQAQVLNLLMELREKYRFTYIFISHDLSVVKFMSDRMIVMNKGQIEEVGPADEIYANPTRAYTKKLIDAIPKGSVEDIKRRLSK